TTCCGCTCTATATCGCGGCCCCGCTATCGACGATAGACCGGACGTGTGCATCGGGAGACGACATCCCCATCGAAGAGCGGGACGAAAATGAAATTCTCCATTTTGATGGTAAGCGGATAGCCCCGCGCGATAGCCCGGCCAGGAATCCCGCCTTCGATGTTACCCCGGCACGGTACATTCGGGGCATCATCACTGAAAAGGGCATCATCAAGCCTGAAGCGGTCCGAACCCTGGACAAGTCAAATGGCTGAGATATACTCAGGTCCCAAATTCCAGACGATTTTCAAGGCTCGCCAGCGCGTAACGGATGAGCGGCTACCGGAATTATCGGCCTGGTGCCGCCGGTTCTCCGAATACGGTCTGGCACCGGCAGCCGGGCAGGCCCACGCCGGAAACATGAGTATCAGAAGCGGGCAGGGTTTTATCATCACCGCCGCCGGTGCTGATCTGGGGAATATGCAGGCGGATGACTACGGGCAGGTCCTGGAAATGGACGTTGAGCGCAGGCGAGTCATTGCCATCGGGCTGAAGGAGCCCTCATCGGAGACTATTATGCATTCCAGCATCTACGAGCGCCGACCGGAGATAAATGCCGTTTTCCACGGCCACGATCCGTTAGTCCTGCAGTATGGTAGCGATTTAAATCTGCCGATTAGCGCGCGTGAGCAACCGTATGGCACGCTGGAGCTGGTGGGAGAAGTCCAGAAGGTGCTCGGAAGGCACTATTATATCGTGCTTCGGGGCCATGGCTTCCTGGCATTGGGAGAGACGATGGACCGGGCCGGAAACGAGGCCCTGCGCTATCACGATGCCGCCCTGGCGCTATTCCGGTCAGCGGCGCAGTAGGTCCCTGGCCACATCCTGGGCCCTTTGCTTTACCTCCTCCGCGCCCTCGACGATGCGGTCCTGCATCAATATCTTCCCGTCGCAGATGGTGGTATCTATACAGCTGCCATTGGCCGAGTAGACTAAATTGTGAATCAGGTCATGAAGGGGGGTCATGTGAACGTTGCTCAGATCAACCAGCAGAAGATCGGCCAGCCTGCCTTCCTTCAGTTCGCCGCCGTTGAGATTAAAAACCGGATTGGCGTGTACTGTGGCCAGATCGAAGACGTCCTGCGCCGGCAATGTGGCGGGATTCTTGGCGCTGAGCTTCTGCAGCAGGGTGGCAAATTTCATCGCTTCCAGCATGTCCAGATTATTGTTAGAGGCGCAACCATCGGTCCCCAGCGCTATACTGATGTTGGCCGCTTTCAACCTCTCATACGGGAAGATACCGGCGCTCAGCTTCATATTGGAAGTGGGGTTATAGATCACCTTTACCTGATGTTCCTGGAGGAGCTCGATCTCCCTCTCATTCACCCATATCACGTGGGCGGCGATGACGTTGGGACCTAAAAAACCGATGTCGTTCAGATACTCAATCGGTCGCCTTTTGTGGCGTCGAAGGCAGTCCTCCACTTCTTCCTGGGTTTC
This genomic window from Candidatus Neomarinimicrobiota bacterium contains:
- a CDS encoding class II aldolase/adducin family protein; translated protein: MAEIYSGPKFQTIFKARQRVTDERLPELSAWCRRFSEYGLAPAAGQAHAGNMSIRSGQGFIITAAGADLGNMQADDYGQVLEMDVERRRVIAIGLKEPSSETIMHSSIYERRPEINAVFHGHDPLVLQYGSDLNLPISAREQPYGTLELVGEVQKVLGRHYYIVLRGHGFLALGETMDRAGNEALRYHDAALALFRSAAQ
- a CDS encoding amidohydrolase, producing the protein MSILIRNVLVNNAEQDIYVEGRQIRKIGNDIRCKADHVLDGNGKAAIPAFINGHTHAAMVLLRGWADDMLLDDWLNKKIWPIESKLTEEDVYWGTRLACLEMIESGTTFFNDMYWHYHSVARAVEDSGIRAAVSAVFIDLFDEKRAREQIDLNRKLFAETQQYSDRVVFTLGPHALYTVSTESLQWARDFAEENGLSIHIHLSETQEEVEDCLRRHKRRPIEYLNDIGFLGPNVIAAHVIWVNEREIELLQEHQVKVIYNPTSNMKLSAGIFPYERLKAANISIALGTDGCASNNNLDMLEAMKFATLLQKLSAKNPATLPAQDVFDLATVHANPVFNLNGGELKEGRLADLLLVDLSNVHMTPLHDLIHNLVYSANGSCIDTTICDGKILMQDRIVEGAEEVKQRAQDVARDLLRR